From Quercus robur chromosome 8, dhQueRobu3.1, whole genome shotgun sequence:
ggaaggGGTTATTTCAATTGATGTAACTAGTCATTCAACTACAATATGTTGCtttcccaaaaagaaaaaagaaaaacagaaaaactaGATGTCTTCCCAGTCCTCTACCACTAATAGGGTCGGTACCTCCTGCCACGATTGCCTTCATCACCACCTCCTCCTCGACCTGGTTGTCCACTTGGACCATTGCTCCGATCTATTCTGCGAGGCCGAGGGGATGGAGATGGGGATGGAGATGGTACCTGCATGCCTGGCTGCTGGCTGAAAAGAACCCaaagtcaaaataaattatttaaaatggtggaataattaaaaagtaaaaaccactTTTGAATTTAATGGCAACTTACAGAACATAACCAATTCGACCATCTGGTAGAACCATTGGGACCATATGCATTCCTGCTGGCATTGGACCCCTACCGTATATCACTGGCTGTTAATGTGAGCAAATCCATGAGATGGTATTCAACCAGTAAGGAAACTATGTCAAGATACAAAAATCCATGCAAGTACCTGCTGAAAACTAGTGGCAACGCCATATCCAGCCCCTAGAGAACCATATGGATTACCAGCAAAACCGCCATATCCAGGATGTGGAAGATGGTTTGGATGAGGCCCAGCATTATGGGGATAAGAACCTTCAAACTTTTTATCAGTCTGAGGTTTAGCAAGTACAACCTCCAACACTTGGCCTGCAGTTCAAATCCCTTTGAATGAATTGCTGTTGGAACCATAACAAATCCAATAATAATGATAGAAAGTTTGAAACCAGTTCATTTGACAACTCAGATTTTTTTCTAAGTTCCAATCACATCTAattaaatcaaaaaataaattatggacTAGAAGAAACCGGCCTATATTAGTAATTAGAAACCAACAGAAATAGCCCTGTCAAAACTATTATTATCATATCATCAttccttttatatttaaacTAACATCAATATGCTCCTAAGGTAACAATCTCTCTTGACAGTAATAACCATTGTAgtgaaattttctaatttttcttatgCTGAAGAAAGTTTTATTCCCCCCCACCCCTTCCTCCCTCTATtgttctttagaaaaagaacaAAGGCTAACAGCCATCACTTAGACCATAAGATAGCATTGAGGAAACCGGCATTAGATCTAATCATTCCACTTACGAGCCAAAATCATGATAGCATCACAATCTTCATTCTTGAATTCTATGATGACCTTTATCTCCTAATATAGCCTAAAGTCTACATTtgtcaattatttatttttaaataattggtgTATTGGGAGGTCTCAAAATAGGTTCAGACAAAATTGACTCTGATCATTATGTCTTCAAGTAGGCATCAGCTGTATGTATGTGCATTATAAGACAAAATTCCCATTGTGTGCTAAACCAGCAATTAATAGGTTTAACGTGTAATGAACAAGGTTGTTGGCACATCTTTGAGGTTCCCTAAACAGCATTAGAGgatttgttggaaaaataccATCAATTTCATATTTCTCTGTATCTTTAACAGCCTTCAATGCACTTGATCTTTCAGCATAATGGATAAATCCAAAATCTCGTTTGCCACTAGCTTTGCCAGGTGGCATAACCACTTTCGTTACTTCTCCATGGCGCTGAAATAGTTCCTTCAGTTTTTCAGTACTAGTGTTCTCCGGAATGTTTTTCACATAAAGAGCCTTAACCTGGGAATGGCAAAACAAGTAAAACCATTTATTAGACcagaaaatcaattttttaggtAGCAGTGAAAGGCAGAATAGGGTCTTCACAACTTTTCAGAAAAGACAATGTagcatttatatttttaactccACAAAAATAGAAGCAACTATAGATTTCCCCTGTAAAGTTTGCCAGCGTTTTCAAGAAGTGCAagttatcaaataaacaatacCCGAATtcagccaaaaataaaaataaaataaaaaataaagagaatataACTGAAACATAATGCTTGACAGAAGCCCTTACATGATATTTAGAATTGAGATATCTAGGTACAGTGCAACTTAAGAGATCAGGGTTAACTAGGTCAAACAATGTTTTACATGGAGCCTTTCAAGTCAGGGTAAAACCGTTGGCATGGTGTTAATTTCAGACAAAAATATTCTCATGGGCACTCATAAAAGATCCATTAGGTTATTTGCATACTGTCAAGCATCCATTACCACCATACCTATATAGAACTCTATGAGATAAACATTGAATACCATTAAGTGAGAAATTTTTTAGATATAATGGTTTACTTCATCAGATGCTATACTacatattttagattttttttgatCAGTAAGTAAAGAGATTTATAATTGATGTAAAGAAAAAGGCCACGAGCATACTAAGGACACtcaataaaagagaaagaaaaataaagatagaaGACTGCACAACAATTAAGCCATTGATAATCTGCCCAGAAAATCCAGGAGATCCATCTCTGACCCATCAACAGAAGCTTGCTTCCATTCAAACAAAGAACGTAACAGCTGAGATTTGATTTGAATAATTGACTTTATTCAGAGTCGGCAATAAATGTGTGTGTGGCTAATGTCCTACcaacatgaaataaaaataaagcaagTGAAGAGTCATAATAACAGGTTATCAACTAAGCAACACAACAAGACAATGAGCGGCTCCATATTATTAGGTCACTATTAGGGCCATTAGTTAAAAAAGTTTAGATGAGCTCTCTTCTCTGTCTGCCTTCTatcccccaccccaaaaaaggGGGATCTAACCACCAAAATTTCCTTCTCATATTCAACTTCGGCAGTACTTTTTCATGTTGATCAAACAATGATCATATTTCATTTCAATTGTCTTGCTATGGAGCCATGATAACATTCCCTAATACTTCATACATCTTCAAGTGGAACTTATACAAGAAAAATCCACTTCTTCATGTCAATGAATCATGAAACTTTTTCTCCATATGGTTTTTGTTGGAAAAGTTGGCTTGAATTGTCAAAGCCAACATTAAATGAATGTTCTTTCTTGCATGCATTTTCAAAGAAAGTGGAAAGCCAACAACAACCAAGTTTGTCTAGCGTGATTTGCTAAGTTGCATGCCCATGCTTGAGTCCTCACATGCGAGCCAAATTCTATGACTGAGCAAGTTTCATGTGCTGAAACTGTTACAACTTTGGCTGAATAGGATGGTTATAGAGGCGAGATATGGGAATGTTTGGTGCACGAAAAAGGAGACAAGTGCTTATGGTGTTAGCCTGTGGAGATTCATTAGAAGTGGCTGGTTAAATTTTTAACTCCTTCTGTATGATATGGGGGATGatactagagtgaagttttggaagcATGTGGGGTGTGGGGATTGTATCCTCCAAGAGGCTTTTCCGGAACTTTATTGTATTAGTAGGGCAAAGGATTCTTCAGTGGCGGAGGTTATGTGTTGGTCTGCTGGGAGGATTCATTGGGATGTTCAATTTTGTCGACCACCACAAGATTGGGAACAAGAATCTTTTGATCTGTTCATGGATATGGTCTACTCTCGACTGTTCGACTGTGCGGGGGTTTGGTCCTGATAAGGTTTGTTGGAAGCCAGCAAGGAGTAGATGTTTTGAGGTTAGGGgattctatctttttttttttttttttttgataggtaaaaaattgcatacaggggattctatctttctttctacCCTCCTCTCTTATCCTTCCCTTGGAGAATAATATGGCAATTGAAAGTCCCTCCAAGGGTAGCTTTCTTTTCATGGTTTGCTTCCTTAGGTAAGATTTTAACAACAGACAACCTTCGCAAAAAACGTGCTAATTcttgattggtgttatatgtgtaaGATTTGTGGGGAGTTAGTGGATCATCTTCTGCTTCATTGTCCCATAGcttgtgagttgtggttgttggtgttttgtttgtttggaatcAACTGGGTTATGCCTCATAAGGTTATTGAGTTGTTTGAGTCTTGATAGGGTAAGTTTGGGCGACATCGCAATATAGATTTTTGGAGACTTGTGCCTCATTGCTTGATATGGTGTATTTGGTGTGAAAGGAATGCTAGAAGCTTTGAGGGATGTGAACATTCTACGCTAGAGATTAAGTCTTTTATCTTGCACACTCTCCTTAAATGGAGTGTGACTTTGTCTCATTCTTCTTGTTTTTCCCTTCCTGTTTTACTTGATTGTTGTAATTTTGATTCTTGATTTGCGCCCCCATAGTACATTCCCAATGTACTTGTGTTGgctttttattaataatattttatgttacctatcaaaaaaaaaaaaaaaactactttggCTGAAAACTTTTGCTATAAATAAAGGGTGAGCAAGAGAGGTAGAGGTGGGGGGAAGATGTAGGCAATAGAGTGAGAAGCTTAGGTGTTGAAAAGCAAAGGTGCTTCCTCTTTGTGTGagtaacaaaagaaagagagtaagAGTTTGTTGAAACTCTTGGCTAAATACAAAAGGGTGTTCTCTATTGATTTGAGAGAGAACCAAGGGTGTATTTGGGTTGGGCTTGTGAGAGTGCCTTCAAGCTATTGTTGCAATCTCCAAATTATAATGACACTTTTTTGTCGCCTTCCGTGGACAAAGGCATATTGCCGAACCACAAAATTTCTTGTGTCatgttttctcttctctcttctttaacCTTACATAAACAgattatttcacaatttttcaacAATAGTTTTTATAGATTTATATCAATGGATGTAAAAGTCAAATATCGGTGAAGGACCAGGTAACCTATTAAAAAACTGGATTtatacacaaattttttcaagtaAAACATCTTAATTAtacacaatttatttttgatagataGATTTATACACACAAGTTATTTTTGATAGATAGATTTATACACATAAATTATAACCCTAAAGCACATAAATAAGAGCTTGTCTAGGGTCTTGACCTACATAAGGGGGTTCCTTTCTATCATATTTGCTGAGCTCACCTGCTAGAGGTGTAGATTGGGTGTTTGGTTCAAGTCATCCCTCAAGATTTATGATGTCTGAAAGAATTCCTAGATATTCCCTTGTTTGGTTAAAAATAGTTCAAGagaatccaaatccaaatgccGATACCCACCAAACCTCACTTTAGTGTGAATATGGAtttctcttcatctttttatttttatttatttttatattattaagttaCATAGCAATCGCAAGGGGTAGCACAATTGACTAGGAATCACATCTTAAGAATCAAAAATCACAAGTTTGAATCTTTCCTTGAAgccaaaactcaaaagaaaagaaaaagttacacAAGCACCTGATGGATTTTAAACCCATGAGCCCACCCCACACCTTGCTCTTAAAAGGGGAAGGGGTGCCATTTGAGCAAGAGCTCAATGGGGTGAATATAGATTTCCTTTGAAAAAGATCTATCTCTATCTCCTCTATCTCTTTGCACTCTACCCGATTGGTGTCATTTTACTACATGCTGTTGGAACGCTTTTGCTTCATTTGTGTACACCATAGTGACATTGATCTTCAATTGGACATAAGCTGGTCTTAATCTACAGAATTCTTTGTGTTTCAGATTTATTTTgatatcttaaattttttttttaagctcaatTTTGAATACCTTGCCTTCATTAAAATCTAGCATATCTAAATTGGGCTTATAAGATAGTAATGATACTAGTTGCCacaaaccatttaaaaaaaggaTAGATAGTCATGATATCTAGTTATCTTTTACTTGAATCCAATTtgatttaatattttgatatattattgatgtttTAAAACAGAATTAAAAGATATTATGTATTTTAAGTTTACTTTGAACAAGAATATTTTGGGATGCATAAATAATTCctataaataaaccaaacataggGATCTCATATTTTGAAGAATCTTATAAAATTCTTTATCAAACTAATGGTGGGCATGATTATATTCCAAGGAAACTAAATACCGACAGGCATCCCCAAACCAATCACTTCATCAAAGAATTCAAGTATTCAACTAATACCACAACTCTACATTAACATTCACCTGAGAAGCAGCAGCATGATCAGGCGTACTCTTTGGATCAGCCCAGGTGACAGTCGGGGTATTGCCATCCAACTTGAAATTCACACTTGACATTTTCTGCCTTGAATAATCGGCACAAGCATTATtgtaatacaaaacaaaagcaaagccACGATTTCTGCTTGGATTTTGAGGATCCTGAAAATAACGGAAGCAATGTTGCTCACAAGGAAAGCATTTACAACCATCCAATCTTATAATAAGGtcagagaaaattcaatttgaaACCCCACCTTTATAAGCTCAATGCTGTCAAGTCCTGGACCAACCTCCTCAATGACTTTTCTAAACTCATCCTCTGTCCAGCTCTTTGGAACATTACCGACAAATAATCTGTGCTTAGTTTCGGACAGTGAACACCTTAAGGTTTTACCCTGTGGTCATGAAGCATAGAGAGGAATACTGTTATCAGAACATTCTTAACAAAAGGACATTAGGTTTTTAAATGAGCACCATGATTACCTTGAATTCTTTGCTATGTATCTCTTCAATGGCCTTTTGTGCAAcctcttttgttttaaatgctaTGAAAGCATAACCCTTGGCATCACCAGTATCCTTATCTTTCATCAATCTTACCTGAAAAACAATTGTAAATCAAACCCTTTTTGAAAATACGAATGGAAAGaggaagagttaaaaaaaaaaaaaaaaaaaagaggtgtcGCAAGCAAGAGGGTACAACTCCAACCTCGAGAACTTCGCCTATTGGCTCACAGAGATCCCTCAAGTCTTCTTCCCGGGCATCTCGAGGAAGTCCACCAATGAAAACTTCAGACCCATGCGGAGGAAGGGCAAGAAGTTCAGCCCACTTCTCCTTTTTCTCCTCATCAATAGGAGCAGTAGGcctttcttcatcttcaatGGATTCAGAGGCAACGTGTCCTCTATCTGTATCTGGTGACTGGTCTTTACCACTAGCCTCAGCTATAGAGTCCTCATGTACTTCTTCCACATTCTCTTCATCATTATCATACCCAGCTCCATCTGCaccatcctcatcatcatctatCTGTTCTTCAACATCATCGTCTTCCATGTAATTGTCCTCATCAAGATCCACCCGCTCTTCAACTTCCGTACCTTCTGCCATAACTACTTCAAAACCTAAACTTTGGCCTCCAATCACTAATCAGCACCAATTTCCTGAAGGCGCTCATGGTATTCACGAAAAATACAATGCTCCCATAAGATGCATAATTTTCAGTACAATCATAATGGCAGGCagcaacaaataaaaaaggagtTTTGTGGTTGTATTTTGGGATGAAGGTAATAGAACTTTAAGGGATGTTTTAAGCAAGGGTACAAAAGTGAATTTAACCAAGTGCCCCAAATACTACATGAGTCAAATTCCCCACTTGGTTGCTACAAATGCAACTTatcaaacaatttattaaatCCAAGCATGGTAACCAACTTCGAGCACAAAAGCCTGTATGTAACCAAAGATAAAGGGCTATTTTCTTCAGACTCAAGCAAAGTTCGACCAAAAGATAGTGTTTTTAAGATACCCAAGttctagaaaagaaaaaaaggttgaCTTAGAATCTGCCCTAAATGTTTGCATTAGCTCTTTTAGTGACTAGCCCATCTCAGTTTAAAGTTTGTTGGAGGGAAAGAACTAATTCAACGAATATGATAAAACCCCAGTATTCTAATTCTTCGAATTTGACAATTTGTTtccaataaaaatcaaatttttacaATCTAACTgcaaaaaaccaaaacacagattttttatttatttttaagcatgaaaaaaaaaaccccataaACCCTATTGAGGAAAACCCACATAGAAAAAGATATCAAATCCAGAAACCAGTCATAGAAATGAAGGGTTTATGGAGGTAGAAGCTGCCGCCAATGAAACCCAAGAAAAAAACGAAAggaataagagagagagagagtgagagagagttgTGCATACCAATACTACCAAAGCAGTTGGGGTTTTGAGATTTGGGTTTTAGGAAGGGTTGCCCTTTGTGGTTATGTTTGCTGCTTTGGTTTCTCCGAGAGAGTAGGTGGGTTTTAATCAGACGACTCTACGAGCAGCTGCAGCgagcaaagcaaagcaaaccCCAAGTCGGGTGGGATTTCTTTCTTCTGTTCCAGAAAAACCCCCCTTTATTTGAGAATGAGAGCCAGGATACGGAGCGACCGGGTGTACCTCCTCTGGTACCTATCAACTAATCAGACTCTGCCacgtgttttttcttttccaggTTAGATTTTGTCTCCTTcttttccttgtatttttttctttcaaaaattgcacccattaaaatttttagtaaattaaaatactatatTTCAATAGTGtaattaaaattgaattgtagaatttttttttattagaataaaaaaataaaattattttaaattgtatGATGGATGTACTTATCAAGCTTTTAAaccaactaaaaaataaaactcatatttcTTGGATGTGGAAaaacatcataaaaaaaaaaaagccaacccAAAACTCTACCAAAGGTCATGGAGAAATGGAAATGGTCATAGCATCCCCTTACAACACCTTACATGGTTTCTTGTCAAACCCCAATCCTTAACATTCTTCTGTCACTATTGTTTATGACTTTATTGACTATACAACCAACCGCTGGAACATCtccctaattaaaaaaaaaaaaattgtatgaataatgaagaaagcaaaaaaatccTTAACATTTCCTTGTCCAAAGCCAACCTTCTTGAACAAAAAGATAGATTAGTTTGGCCCTTCTCCCCTGATGGTCAAAATCAAACAAGAATAGCCTACCAGATTAGTTTGGCCCTGACTTTTACTTGGAAGATTCTTCGTGAAGCCATCCCATCCCTCTCAATCTGTCCTCCTCCTCAAGAAGGCATTTTGGCAGAGGACTCATATGTGTGTGCTGGGGCGACACAGAGACATTTGACCACTTATTTATGCATTGCCCTTTCACTAAAGTAGTATGGTCCCGATTACAATTAGGAGTCAATACCTTTTTGGCTCCATAAGAGAAAAAATCACCAAGTGGCTGCTAGAGAGTTAAGTATGATTCACTGCTCATGGAAAGCATTCTGGATCTACTCATAGCTCTCTGGTACATGCTTTTAATATTGTCAATGCAGGTGCAACACAAAATGGAGAATGCATCATTCCACCAACCACAACAATTAGGAGGCATAAAAAAGATTAGCAGATCTTGATCTAAGTAAAAGTTGATAGGCATATCATATGTTTAGAGGAAGGAGTGGCATTGCTCTCATAGGCAAAGACAGAGAAGACAACCAACTCTTTAACGGAGGACAGAGTGTGGTAATTGAGGATCATCGGCTTGCAAGATTAATAGCACTCAAGGAAGCTCTCATTAAAGCTACAACAATGGACTTCTGCAGAATGGTTGTTTTGACAAATAGTAGAGAATCAAATGTTGTGTTAGCGGATTGCAAGAAATTAGGGGTCCGTTTGGTATATAtgtttaaatacatgtttttagtttttaaacaacattacacgtattttcacacactttttcacccacacgtatattcaaaaatacaaacaatgttacTAGAACAACGTTACCAAACGGACTCTAGCTAGTTATTCAGTACAACATTATTCCAATTTGGTATTGTATTAACTATGTAGATTTCCTTGATGaggatatatataaattaaaccTTTTATACAAAACCAAATAttacaatatattataaaataagtaataaaacatcttttaaatttcttgaaattttttacaattgagCTTTAATTGGACTAATAACTTCAAGgtttaattataaattgcacCCTCTAacctaaaattcaattcaatcttGTAACTTCGCTTTTGTTCAATTCAGTtctttaacttttaactttgaTCAATTTAATCTTTTTGTGCACTtcttttagaaaattttcataaaatatcataaaatgAGACCCAAAAACAACATTGTTTTAGGGATTAATAATGGCACAATTCTAAAGGAGATTAATGGGAGGATTGAAAAGTTGAAACCTAAAAAACTGTATTGAACAAAAGTGAAGTTACATGattaattgaattgaatttttggTAAAGTTAGATGGtagaatttgtaatttagcctaGCTTTAATTTTACAACATATTGCTTTCATCCATAAATTTTGctagaatttcatttttttttcctcaaaaacttaaaaaagtttttctttgtcCCTAGACATTGAAAGTGTTACACTCTTTGTCCTTTTGTCCACTCTTGTAAACTTATCCTTTTTGACTAACTAGGTGACACTattctaaagattaaaaaatttgacatgtttGGCATGAAtcattacattttaaaaaataatgacacaCATGAGATTAACATGTAGAACAAAAATATTGGTCACGTGTACAATATGAAAGATGTTTTAAAGTTTaatgaaaaagaattttttttaatagtttagggacaatttaaaaaaaaattagagacaaAAAGCAAACTTCATGCAAGCTTTATGaatgaaaacaatatttttgCCTTTCAATTTTAGTAAATCTTGGGTAATAGAGTTTCACTTAAAGTAAATCATGCTAATAActtcaatatatttataattttaatcatAAATGGTGAATGTGTGACAATAACTAATTGATtggtaattatttaattttacaattatattttacaTATACCAGAGATCTTATAATTTCACAAGAATAAATCTTTTGCATTTGAGTATATGTTACTCACAACTTATGCGAATTTTAGTTAATAGTGACTtattgagggaaaaaaaaaaaattcatggttttaattattattttttgtgaaatttaggggtttaatttgaaaccacCCAAAGTTATAGGTGATTATGTgattaccaatttttttttaataaatgatatCCATTTGGCACAATGAGATATgtagccactttttttttttttttggagaaataaaCATATACACAAAAGGGAGAGTGAATGAGTTTTAACATAAAACACACCACAAACTCCATTCAAAAGCCATGGTAAATTTTAAAGGAGTGTAAGACAAGTTATTTTACACACAATATACTCTTTTAAGCAATGTGGGACTATTATCCAACTACGACTTACAAaattcaacttttattatatagtatatgatataatatgatctaaacatgaaatatatatatatatatatttatatatataaattataatttcataattcttATATAGCATATTagaagtattattattattattattatttgagaaaagTATATTAGAGGTATTATAATTTCACATGATGTTTTTTTCTTGTTCGTGTCTAGATAGGTTTTAAtcgcaaaattttaaaatttttgtaacttTTAATTAATATGGACTCTATGAGGGCATTAAATGAAACGGCTTAAAAATTTTATGGCTTTAATGAAACCTTATTGAAATTCAAGATTTAGTTTAATTAAATCCTAAATTTAAGTAAACTAAATCCTAAACTACGTCTCTCATGacataaattttcatttcaatggaatatttatttttgttactaaatttgttaatttatttgttcataAACTACCCTAATGGGCCGTGCTATCCCAAATGAGGGAGTGGATTGGGCTTATTGGGAAGATTTTGCTAATCCTTGATCCATCAAAAgttatttaccaaaaaagaaaaaaaaaaaagaacggtAAATACTATAACAAACATTTTGTTACGCAAACATTGCCCAAAATGGAAATTGATCTCTATTTAGGTTAGAGGAACAATGACATGAGAAGGGAAGTgaaatttacatttatttaatatgccaagaaattaaaatttgggCCTCCTAAGGTGAAATCTTGATTTCAGCTAACAGATTTCACCACTGTTAGCTGACATCACATATATTTATCTTAGAAGTTATACGAGTACAAACCTTTGCATCCTTGTATACTTTGCCTAGTCTACAATAATAGCCCTTCTTGGGCGCACAATGAATATCTTCTGAACATATACACAACCCCTCCAATGCACACCCCTCCTTAGCTATGGTTACACCATTTTTCAATCCAAGAATTTGGTCTGTCCATGCACTAGAGAAGAGGCCAAAGGGATCATACACCTCCTTAACCTTCAAAAATTCTCTAGCATTTTTGTACTTGTTGATTGTTCCATCAAATGCTAGGTTTCGATTCTTTCCCCAATGTGGCAGTGCTCCATACTTGAAAAGAGCGAGTTGCTCAACTTCTTCGAGTATGTCTTCATAAAGCC
This genomic window contains:
- the LOC126696834 gene encoding heterogeneous nuclear ribonucleoprotein Q; amino-acid sequence: MAEGTEVEERVDLDEDNYMEDDDVEEQIDDDEDGADGAGYDNDEENVEEVHEDSIAEASGKDQSPDTDRGHVASESIEDEERPTAPIDEEKKEKWAELLALPPHGSEVFIGGLPRDAREEDLRDLCEPIGEVLEVRLMKDKDTGDAKGYAFIAFKTKEVAQKAIEEIHSKEFKGKTLRCSLSETKHRLFVGNVPKSWTEDEFRKVIEEVGPGLDSIELIKDPQNPSRNRGFAFVLYYNNACADYSRQKMSSVNFKLDGNTPTVTWADPKSTPDHAAASQVKALYVKNIPENTSTEKLKELFQRHGEVTKVVMPPGKASGKRDFGFIHYAERSSALKAVKDTEKYEIDGQVLEVVLAKPQTDKKFEGSYPHNAGPHPNHLPHPGYGGFAGNPYGSLGAGYGVATSFQQPVIYGRGPMPAGMHMVPMVLPDGRIGYVLQQPGMQVPSPSPSPSPRPRRIDRSNGPSGQPGRGGGGDEGNRGRRYRPY